A DNA window from Cydia pomonella isolate Wapato2018A chromosome 18, ilCydPomo1, whole genome shotgun sequence contains the following coding sequences:
- the LOC133527496 gene encoding ras-related protein Rab-2A, which yields MAYAYLFKYIIIGDTGVGKSCLLLQFTDKRFQPVHDLTIGVEFGARMITIDGKQIKLQIWDTAGQEAFRSITRSYYRGAAGALLVYDITRRDTFNHLTTWLEDARQHSNSNMVIMLIGNKSDLESRREVKKEEGEAFAREHGLVFMETSAKTAANVEEAFINTAKEIYEKIQEGVFDINNEANGIKIGPQHSGGGAAGGAAAGAGGAAGGGCC from the exons ATGGCATACGCTTACTTGTTCAAATACATCATCATTGGCGACACAG GTGTAGGCAAATCATGCCTGCTGCTACAGTTCACTGACAAGAGGTTCCAGCCGGTGCATGATCTCACCATCGGAGTGGAATTTGGAGCCCGCATGATCACCATTGATGGCAAGCAGATCAAACTGCAGATTTGGGACACGGCTGGACAGGAAGCGTTCAG GTCAATCACCCGGTCATATTACCGCGGCGCGGCGGGAGCGCTCCTAGTGTACGATATCACCCGGCGGGACACCTTCAACCACCTCACCACGTGGCTGGAGGACGCGCGCCAGCACTCAAACTCCAACATGGTCATTATGTTAATCGGCAACAAGAG TGATCTGGAGTCGCGGCGCGAAGTGAAAAAGGAAGAGGGTGAAGCGTTCGCCCGCGAGCACGGCCTAGTCTTTATGGAGACCTCCGCGAAAACGGCCGCCAACGTGGAAGAGGCATTCATCAACACCGCTAAAGAGATCTATGAGAAAATCCAGGAGGGAGTCTTTGACATCAATAATGAG GCGAACGGCATCAAGATCGGACCCCAGCACTCGGGCGGGGGCGCGGCGGGGGGCGCggccgcgggcgcgggcggcgcggcgggcggcggctgCTGCTAG
- the LOC133527486 gene encoding uncharacterized protein LOC133527486 gives MDSIEDGGCVRKSYKLNSDDDISRNCKGASKQRGLNENSENVRPASDSISNDTNCVQPNDSHSRRSICSSSGEPGPSGRLVADSVECCNKNIASSQAVGARVNNSYLEVAGSSKAEAIARDNGIPSTQELQTCQRHKVCQEKAGNTYNFNFPSTSATSRVCDNFFDNAGLRENRKRPSTLKLNRPNLDADDSSSDTGNDDYSLGSEDGCIYTYRGGEHLADLPSSFFSLDMGLPLDRHLPIPPLYQQQPAGANAREHGSRASSPDMDFLEMDFDPGPSCEVDTGDESTPDADLDVAVNMPEENEPILREPTPEFVPLRNPEPSRPLSSTSQCPESSGHHYSMPSTSRGLPTAHSSAREDPGNNYTFGPYITHVNFKGEQLKVRRTMARGPCIVPVSLHLTNGDLITPREVLHHDEKMEEEESPLAHQINQGEGSGIDPVNVSTALFHMTMAKKLMLEKNRLNEESEGAAASGEGPSSLGVADPPTSMVWSEREACERQVTQIGVSACGATAVVNVFIALGVPVNIEKINTAVGTRQRANNAPIPRYLLSRSVAGCTAADLVNGIQKASEGLVAARFFPMYPERAVSLSHWLADWISIGAVPILTMNLQVGCEGEIPDAWHHQMVFGVSPRGIYLSNPVECTRECALWPKLTSPSVLLVRTRDVLSRFTPDTDLTPLMAVPDRRFNTFNVLGQVVNVIRSWRAAEPPAPGPRPRYVRLPAAYQAGATVAALTGSAAHRRLATAAQLPILAPHVDKFGVG, from the exons ATGGATTCTATAGAAGACGGTGGTTGTGTGAGAAAATCCTATAAACTGAATAGTGACGATGATATAAGTAGGAATTGTAAAGGAGCATCAAAACAGCGAGGTTTGAATGAGAATAGTGAAAATGTGCGTCCTGCGTCGGATTCCATTTCCAATGACACAAACTGCGTACAACCGAATGATAGCCATTCAAGGCGCTCCATCTGCTCGAGTAGCGGTGAGCCAGGGCCATCGGGGAGACTCGTCGCCGACAGTGTGGAGTGTTGTAATAAAAACATAGCTAGCAGCCAGGCTGTAGGTGCCAGGGTCAACAACAGTTACCTTGAAGTTGCAGGCAGCAGCAAGGCTGAGGCCATTGCGCGAGACAACGGCATCCCCAGCACCCAGGAACTACAGACCTGCCAGAGACACAAAGTCTGCCAGGAAAAAGCTGGAAACACCTACAATTTCAATTTCCCCTCAACAAGTGCCACAAGCAGGGTTTGTGATAATTTCTTTGACAATGCAGGACTGAGAGAAAATAGGAAGAGGCCTTCAACTTTAAAGTTAAACAGGCCTAACTTAGATGCAGATGACAGCTCAAGTGACACTGGAAATGATGACTACTCTTTAGGCTCTGAGGATGGTTGTATCTACACTTACAGAGGTGGGGAGCACTTGGCAGACCTGCCTAGCTCCTTTTTTAGTCTTGACATGGGTCTTCCCCTGGACAGGCACCTCCCCATACCCCCATTGTACCAACAGCAACCTGCAGGAGCAAACGCTAGAGAACATGGCTCTAGAGCTTCAAGCCCTGATATGGACTTTTTAGAAATGGACTTTGACCCTGGGCCCTCTTGTGAAGTGGACACTGGTGATGAGTCCACACCAGATGCTGATTTAGATGTGGCTGTGAACATGCCTGAGGAAAATGAGCCTATATTACGAGAACCTACACCAGAATTTGTTCCATTAAGAAACCCTGAGCCTAGTAGACCACTTAGTTCAACATCACAATGCCCGGAGTCTTCTGGCCACCATTACAGCATGCCATCAACTAGCAGAGGCCTTCCTACAGCACACAGTAGTGCAAGAGAAGATCCAGGGAATAACTATACCTTTGGGCCTTACATTACCCATGTTAATTTTAAAGGTGAACAGCTGAAAGTTCGCAGAACAATGGCACGGGGTCCCTGCATTGTGCCTGTCAGCTTGCATCTTACAAATGGGGACTTGATTACACCTAGAGAAGTATTACATC ACGACGAAAAAATGGAAGAAGAGGAGTCACCCCTTGCACATCAGATCAACCAAGGTGAAGGGTCGGGAATCGACCCTGTCAATGTCTCCACTGCTCTGTTCCACATGACCATGGCCAAGAAATTGATGCTCGAGAAGAATCGGTTGAATGAAGAATCTGAAGGAGCTGCGGCG tcCGGGGAAGGCCCGTCAAGTTTGGGAGTAGCTGACCCACCTACCAGCATGGTATGGTCAGAGCGGGAGGCGTGCGAGCGCCAAGTGACGCAGATAGGCGTCAGCGCGTGCGGTGCCACCGCCGTTGTTAATGTTTTC ATTGCATTAGGTGTTCCAGTAAACATagaaaaaatcaatacagctgTTGGAACAAGACAGAGAGCTAACAACGCTCCAATACCCAG GTACCTGTTATCGCGTTCCGTGGCCGGCTGCACGGCGGCCGACCTCGTGAACGGGATCCAGAAAGCTTCGGAAGGGCTGGTGGCGGCCAGGTTCTTCCCGATGTATCCGGAGCGAGCAGTGTCTCTCTCGCATTGGCTGGCGGACTGGATATCAATAG GGGCCGTCCCAATTTTAACAATGAACCTGCAAGTGGGCTGCGAAGGCGAAATCCCCGACGCGTGGCACCATCAAATGGTGTTCGGCGTCTCGCCCCGCGGCATTTACCTCAGCAACCCCGTAGAATGTACAAGAGAATGCGCGTTATGGCCGAAACTCACGTCGCCGTCGGTTCTGCTGGTTAGAACGAGAGATGTGCTGTCGAGATTCACCCCGGATACCGATCTCACCCCACTGATGGCTGTGCCGGATCGGAGGTTCAACACGTTTAACGTATTAG GTCAAGTAGTGAACGTGATACGCTCGTGGCGCGCGGCCGAGCCCCCGGCGCCCGGGCCGCGCCCGCGCTACGTGCGGCTGCCGGCCGCCTACCAGGCCGGCGCCACCGTGGCCGCGCTCACCGGCTCCGCCGCGCACCGGCGCCTCGCCACGGCCGCGCAGCTGCCCATCCTGGCGCCGCACGTCGACAAGTTCGGTGTCGGCTAA